A portion of the Luteolibacter yonseiensis genome contains these proteins:
- the rpsA gene encoding 30S ribosomal protein S1 translates to MAYACAEPTNTELNELIDSKFREFREGSIVKGTILEIRPQVVLVDIGYKSEGAIPSNEFEDEEIEIGDEIEVLLEKLENDEGMVVLSKEKAAHKQNWEKIVKVFQDGGLVRGKVKSVVKGGLTVNVGVEAFLPGSQVDIIPPKDLNEYVGNVYEFKIVKVNDERKNIVLSRREVIEAERSELRQTFLQGVKIGDKVTGAIKNITDFGAFVDLQGMDGLLHITDMSWGRINHPSELLHIGQNVDVIILDVDKDKERVSLGLKQMSDNPWEDIERKYPIGHNVKGRVTKLLPYGAFIEIERGVEGLVHVSELSWVKRITRPSDVLEIGQEISAVVLGISIEEQKISLGVRQLDSNPWDEIELRYPVGATIKGPVRNLTAYGAFVELEEGIDGMIHVSDMSWTRKINHPSEVLKKNDEVEAVVLAIDKANQRVSLGIKQTEGDPWSLIDSRFKVGDLVKGTVAKIASFGAFVSLDGDIDGLIHISQLSEDHVEKVKDIIKVGEEIEARVIKVDKVERRIGLSIKAVNYSDEQLKKESASFESLRPSSEMVGLEQAFNLAAAASEDWSPGQD, encoded by the coding sequence ATGGCTTACGCATGTGCGGAACCCACTAACACTGAACTGAACGAACTCATCGATTCCAAGTTCCGCGAATTTCGCGAAGGATCGATCGTGAAGGGCACGATTCTCGAAATCCGCCCGCAAGTCGTCCTCGTCGACATCGGCTACAAGTCCGAAGGCGCCATCCCATCGAACGAGTTCGAGGATGAGGAAATCGAAATCGGCGACGAGATCGAAGTGCTTCTCGAAAAGCTTGAAAACGACGAAGGCATGGTCGTCCTCTCCAAGGAAAAGGCCGCCCACAAGCAAAACTGGGAAAAAATCGTCAAGGTTTTCCAAGACGGCGGTCTCGTCCGCGGCAAGGTCAAGTCGGTCGTCAAGGGCGGTCTCACCGTCAACGTCGGCGTCGAAGCCTTCCTTCCCGGCTCACAAGTGGACATCATTCCACCAAAGGATCTCAACGAATACGTCGGCAACGTCTACGAATTCAAGATCGTCAAGGTCAACGACGAGCGCAAGAACATCGTCCTTTCCCGCCGCGAGGTCATCGAGGCCGAGCGCTCCGAACTCCGCCAGACGTTCCTCCAGGGCGTCAAGATCGGCGACAAGGTCACCGGTGCGATCAAGAACATCACCGACTTCGGTGCTTTCGTCGACCTTCAAGGCATGGACGGCCTTCTCCACATCACCGACATGTCGTGGGGCCGCATCAACCATCCTTCCGAACTGCTTCACATCGGCCAGAACGTGGATGTCATCATCCTCGACGTGGACAAGGACAAGGAGCGCGTCTCCCTCGGCCTCAAGCAGATGTCCGACAATCCATGGGAAGACATCGAGCGCAAGTACCCCATCGGCCACAACGTCAAGGGCCGCGTGACCAAGCTCCTGCCATACGGCGCGTTCATCGAGATCGAGCGCGGTGTCGAAGGCCTCGTGCACGTTTCCGAGCTCAGCTGGGTCAAGCGCATCACCCGTCCTTCCGACGTCCTTGAGATCGGCCAGGAAATCTCCGCGGTCGTTCTCGGCATCAGCATCGAGGAGCAGAAGATCTCCCTCGGCGTGCGCCAGCTCGACTCGAACCCATGGGACGAGATCGAACTCCGCTACCCGGTGGGCGCCACCATCAAGGGCCCTGTCCGCAACCTCACCGCCTACGGTGCGTTCGTGGAACTGGAAGAAGGCATCGACGGCATGATCCACGTGTCCGACATGTCCTGGACCCGCAAGATCAACCACCCTTCCGAAGTTCTCAAGAAGAACGACGAAGTGGAAGCCGTGGTGCTCGCCATCGACAAGGCGAACCAGCGCGTCTCCCTCGGCATCAAGCAGACCGAAGGCGACCCATGGAGCCTCATCGACAGCCGCTTCAAGGTCGGCGACCTCGTCAAGGGCACGGTTGCGAAGATCGCATCCTTCGGCGCGTTCGTCTCGCTCGACGGTGACATCGACGGCCTCATCCACATCTCGCAGCTCAGCGAGGACCACGTGGAGAAGGTCAAGGACATCATCAAGGTCGGCGAGGAGATCGAAGCCCGCGTCATCAAGGTGGACAAGGTCGAGCGCCGCATCGGTCTCTCGATCAAGGCCGTCAACTACTCCGACGAGCAGTTGAAGAAGGAAAGCGCCAGCTTCGAGTCCCTCCGCCCATCCAGCGAGATGGTCGGCCTCGAGCAAGCGTTCAACCTCGCCGCCGCCGCCTCCGAAGACTGGAGCCCGGGTCAGGACTAA
- the rpiB gene encoding ribose 5-phosphate isomerase B, whose translation MKIAIGSDHAGFRYKQEIIAHLQSTGHDVTDFGTDSEASVSYVTYIRPVAEAVAAGQYERGIVLGGSGNGEAITANRTKGVRCGLCWNIESARLTRLHNDANVLSLGERMMDLPTALAIVDTFLTTGFEGGRHVDRIRAIDE comes from the coding sequence ATGAAAATCGCAATCGGCTCCGACCACGCCGGGTTCCGCTACAAGCAGGAAATCATCGCGCACCTGCAATCCACCGGCCATGATGTCACCGACTTCGGCACGGACTCCGAGGCATCCGTTTCCTATGTCACCTACATCCGGCCCGTCGCCGAGGCGGTGGCGGCCGGGCAGTACGAACGCGGCATCGTGCTGGGAGGCTCGGGAAATGGCGAAGCCATCACCGCGAACCGGACGAAGGGCGTGCGCTGCGGCCTCTGCTGGAACATCGAATCCGCCAGACTCACCCGCCTCCACAACGACGCGAACGTGCTCTCCCTCGGCGAACGCATGATGGACCTGCCCACCGCGCTCGCCATCGTGGACACTTTTCTAACAACCGGATTCGAAGGCGGTCGCCACGTGGACCGCATCCGGGCGATCGATGAATGA
- a CDS encoding histidine phosphatase family protein, protein MPQTRIFLIRHGATTLTAEDRFAGATDVRLSDEGRRQAGRLADRLAGIPIAAVYASPLGRTMETARILAAPHHMEIQPRDGLREISHGHWEQLTRHEVEEKYPAEAAAWEEDPYTFAPEGGESGLEVTARALPALIEIVRHHEGGSVIVVSHKATIRLLLSSLLGFDPRRYRDNLDQDPAALNIVDFKGPVRARLMLFNDTSHYSATGQALPQPTEKCLSKWWTH, encoded by the coding sequence ATGCCACAGACCCGCATTTTCCTGATCCGCCACGGAGCGACCACCCTCACGGCGGAGGATCGTTTCGCAGGAGCCACCGACGTGCGACTCTCGGACGAGGGACGCCGGCAGGCGGGGCGGTTGGCGGACCGGCTGGCGGGAATCCCGATCGCCGCCGTCTATGCCTCTCCCCTCGGCCGGACGATGGAAACGGCGCGCATCCTGGCAGCCCCCCATCACATGGAGATCCAGCCGCGCGACGGACTGCGCGAGATTTCCCACGGGCACTGGGAACAACTCACCCGCCATGAGGTGGAGGAAAAGTATCCGGCCGAAGCCGCCGCGTGGGAGGAAGATCCCTACACCTTCGCGCCGGAAGGCGGCGAGAGCGGCCTGGAGGTGACGGCCCGGGCGCTGCCCGCCCTCATCGAAATCGTCCGCCACCACGAAGGAGGTTCGGTGATCGTGGTTTCCCACAAGGCCACCATCCGCCTGCTGCTGAGTTCCTTGTTAGGCTTCGATCCGCGCCGCTACCGTGACAATCTCGACCAGGATCCCGCCGCTCTCAACATCGTGGACTTCAAGGGTCCTGTCCGCGCGCGGCTGATGTTGTTCAACGACACCTCCCACTACTCGGCCACCGGCCAAGCCCTGCCACAACCGACCGAGAAATGTCTCTCGAAATGGTGGACCCATTGA
- a CDS encoding esterase/lipase family protein, producing the protein MKPFLVLCLFLAACAPARLERLSDRNNRSSFVSTDLARAFDGADDEAASRSLGKWIARNARGGAADSVPGYHVTWHPGGPGIFAPDYFDRIEPASRYEVNGLKHHRVDGIGVALAGFRENRGRTAVEKWYPPEGITRAVTAVAIPGPSRNGVRSVEIRLIDRMRTETFGKNRATLATDFTVPFTTLLEKTGPLQTSGFTSMVRMKSGRDPGFALMEPYDPSRTPLILIHGLFSTPLAWAELTNELWAVPAVRRRYQVWHYLYPTNPPALYSARVMRGQLDELRHFLDPDGSDPAMKRSVVVSHSMGGLLAKTLAVEPKDAFWDAVFTRPLSSLDVTPAEHKTLEEAFYWKPRGNVDRIIFCSVPFRGSKLASSWIGKVGGRLVAPSPKFQDFFRQVEKKNPGMLQPDYASLTKGRVSSVTALAPHQRSMEILDQLPLTRGTSAHIITGSMDWIVHRSSATVADAESNIEVPAGHGSFHHPKAVDEILRILELPDARP; encoded by the coding sequence GTGAAACCCTTCCTCGTCTTATGCCTGTTTCTCGCCGCATGCGCTCCCGCGCGTCTGGAACGCCTGTCCGACCGGAACAACCGTTCATCCTTTGTCAGCACGGATCTCGCCCGTGCGTTCGATGGTGCCGACGATGAAGCCGCCAGCCGCAGCCTTGGGAAATGGATCGCGCGAAACGCCCGTGGCGGCGCGGCGGATTCCGTGCCCGGCTACCATGTCACATGGCATCCCGGCGGCCCCGGCATTTTCGCGCCGGATTATTTCGACCGGATCGAACCCGCGTCGCGCTACGAGGTCAACGGGCTGAAGCACCACCGGGTCGATGGCATCGGCGTGGCGCTCGCCGGTTTCCGTGAAAACCGCGGCCGGACCGCGGTCGAGAAATGGTATCCGCCGGAAGGCATCACCCGCGCGGTCACCGCCGTGGCGATTCCCGGACCGTCGCGGAACGGCGTGCGGTCCGTGGAGATCCGCCTGATCGACCGCATGCGGACCGAGACCTTTGGGAAAAACCGCGCGACCCTCGCAACGGATTTCACCGTGCCATTCACCACGCTGCTGGAGAAAACCGGGCCGCTGCAAACCTCCGGCTTCACCTCCATGGTGCGGATGAAATCCGGCCGCGATCCCGGCTTCGCACTGATGGAACCCTATGATCCGAGCCGCACCCCGCTCATCCTCATCCACGGTCTGTTTTCCACTCCGCTCGCCTGGGCGGAACTGACGAACGAACTCTGGGCCGTGCCCGCCGTACGCAGGCGCTACCAGGTCTGGCACTACCTCTATCCGACCAATCCGCCCGCGCTTTACTCCGCCCGGGTCATGCGCGGCCAGCTCGACGAACTCCGCCATTTCCTCGATCCCGATGGCAGCGATCCCGCGATGAAGCGCAGCGTGGTCGTCAGCCACAGCATGGGGGGACTGCTCGCGAAGACGCTGGCGGTGGAGCCGAAGGACGCCTTCTGGGATGCTGTTTTCACCCGCCCCCTGTCGTCGCTGGATGTCACGCCCGCCGAGCACAAGACCTTGGAAGAAGCGTTCTACTGGAAACCGCGCGGCAATGTGGACCGCATCATCTTCTGCTCCGTGCCGTTCCGTGGCAGCAAGCTGGCCAGCTCGTGGATCGGCAAGGTGGGCGGTCGTCTTGTCGCTCCGAGTCCCAAGTTCCAGGACTTTTTCCGTCAGGTGGAGAAGAAGAACCCCGGAATGCTCCAGCCGGATTACGCATCCCTCACGAAAGGGCGGGTCAGCAGTGTCACCGCGCTCGCCCCGCACCAGCGGTCGATGGAAATCCTCGACCAGCTCCCGCTCACCCGCGGCACCTCCGCGCACATCATCACCGGCTCCATGGACTGGATCGTCCACCGCTCCAGCGCCACCGTCGCCGATGCGGAGTCGAATATCGAGGTTCCCGCCGGGCACGGATCGTTCCATCACCCGAAGGCGGTGGATGAGATCTTGAGGATTCTGGAATTGCCGGACGCGCGACCCTAG
- a CDS encoding rhamnogalacturonan lyase B N-terminal domain-containing protein, which translates to MTCFQPLPALLLLAQLANAEFSLKDDGKYFTIDCDSKPPVVVQVNKASGNLQSILVKGTQLQTNPRGSHINSGFGKSTVTAKQSGDDHILVTVDSPLVTHYYAFKKGEPDVFMATWAADCPHPGEMRFIARLDSDVLDKGNLDRPGDDASGKAIESKDIFIQKDGRTTSKYYSGVPFIDDAIHGSRGSGIGAYFAIGSYESSSGGPFFRDINSQTAGDTEEIYFYMFSGHAQMEPFRKNQLHGPYALCFTAGPPPRMPAMGWMKDLGLKGWVSERGRVSGTATGRIPGVPYTVYLSNRSAQYWTRVTPDGKFTTTAIKPGSYRIYLMRGELPVADGDIAVGTDAIATTLADPGLPAYLWRLGLPDGTPSGFRNADKMTDMHPSDKRLAPWGPVTFAIRDRIPSNLTEFPAAQWGDVNAGNRIVFKLADKEIKDRDLEIGITVSQYGSRPMVRVNDQWSNRDPGAPPSYDSRSITFGIYRGYGKVFTYRIPKSAFKVGTNTLVIDNRSGSGAGKFLSNAFVFDYIGLRD; encoded by the coding sequence GTGACGTGTTTCCAACCACTCCCGGCCCTGCTCTTGCTCGCCCAACTGGCAAACGCGGAATTCTCGCTGAAGGACGATGGGAAATATTTCACCATCGATTGCGACTCCAAGCCTCCCGTCGTGGTCCAGGTCAACAAGGCCAGCGGCAATCTCCAGTCCATCCTCGTCAAAGGCACCCAGCTCCAGACGAACCCGCGCGGCTCGCACATCAACTCGGGGTTTGGAAAATCCACCGTCACCGCGAAACAGAGTGGCGACGACCACATCCTCGTCACCGTAGACAGCCCGCTCGTCACCCACTACTACGCCTTCAAAAAGGGCGAGCCCGACGTCTTCATGGCCACATGGGCGGCGGACTGCCCCCATCCCGGCGAAATGCGGTTCATCGCCCGGCTGGATTCGGACGTGCTCGACAAGGGCAACCTCGACCGCCCCGGCGACGACGCGTCGGGAAAAGCCATCGAGTCCAAGGACATCTTCATTCAAAAGGACGGCCGCACGACCTCGAAGTATTACTCCGGCGTGCCATTCATCGACGACGCCATCCATGGTTCGCGCGGGTCCGGCATCGGCGCGTATTTCGCCATCGGTTCCTATGAAAGCTCGTCAGGCGGGCCGTTCTTCCGGGACATCAACAGCCAGACCGCGGGAGATACGGAGGAAATCTACTTCTACATGTTCTCCGGCCACGCGCAGATGGAGCCGTTCCGGAAAAACCAGTTGCACGGCCCCTACGCGCTTTGTTTCACCGCAGGGCCGCCCCCCCGGATGCCGGCGATGGGCTGGATGAAGGACCTCGGACTCAAGGGCTGGGTTTCCGAACGCGGACGCGTCTCCGGCACCGCCACCGGCCGGATCCCCGGGGTGCCCTACACCGTCTATCTGTCCAACAGATCCGCCCAATACTGGACGCGGGTCACGCCCGACGGGAAATTCACCACCACCGCCATCAAGCCGGGAAGCTACCGGATCTATCTGATGCGGGGGGAACTCCCGGTGGCGGACGGCGACATCGCCGTCGGCACGGATGCCATCGCCACCACACTCGCCGATCCGGGACTCCCCGCCTACCTCTGGCGTCTCGGGCTGCCGGACGGCACTCCGTCGGGATTCCGCAACGCGGACAAGATGACCGACATGCATCCCTCCGACAAGCGGCTCGCCCCATGGGGACCGGTGACCTTCGCCATCCGCGACCGGATCCCCTCAAATCTCACGGAGTTCCCCGCCGCGCAGTGGGGCGATGTGAATGCGGGCAACCGCATCGTCTTCAAGCTTGCGGACAAGGAGATCAAGGACCGGGATCTGGAGATCGGCATCACCGTTTCCCAATACGGCTCGCGACCGATGGTCCGCGTGAACGACCAATGGAGCAACCGCGATCCCGGAGCCCCTCCGTCCTACGACAGCCGCAGCATCACCTTCGGGATCTACCGCGGATACGGAAAAGTGTTCACCTACCGCATCCCGAAATCAGCGTTCAAGGTGGGGACGAACACCCTGGTCATCGACAACCGCAGCGGATCGGGAGCGGGGAAATTCCTGAGCAACGCGTTCGTTTTTGATTACATCGGCCTGCGGGACTAG
- a CDS encoding RNA-binding protein — protein MSNATQDSRNSGESRRRRSRGGSNRNRNNQNSNDRRSGGEREPRENRSGDNRGQSQHRRQESPRSEEFRPQAPRKYAPAKLTLWQKILKAVGLYKEPAPPSRLDRSDRAERPERSERPERKVESTPFPKSGSPKSNTRNARTGDGEARPPREPREARPPREPRKEGEPRQPKERTPRGDRPRGGDPRSVESTRVYVGNLSYDVTEQDLQELFKGVGAVRNVEIVYNRSTHRSKGYGFVEMLRMDEAIRSVEVLHDQHFMGRKMTVSGAKSKGQDEREDQEPQNEPTRVVLASTKPAVAPVEAAAVEAAPASEAPAAEPVIETIVEQVAPAAVEASPVAEVAPAAEAAPAVESATVTEVSATDLEAKYGFDKSKEEKTGDA, from the coding sequence ATGTCAAACGCAACACAAGATTCCCGTAACTCGGGAGAAAGCCGTCGCCGCCGCTCACGCGGAGGTTCCAACCGCAACCGTAACAACCAAAACAGCAACGACCGCCGCAGCGGTGGTGAGCGCGAGCCGCGCGAAAACCGCAGCGGTGACAACCGCGGCCAATCCCAGCACCGCCGTCAGGAGAGCCCCCGCTCCGAAGAGTTCCGCCCCCAGGCTCCGCGCAAATACGCCCCCGCGAAACTGACACTCTGGCAGAAGATTCTCAAGGCCGTCGGCCTCTACAAGGAACCGGCGCCGCCGTCCCGCCTTGATCGGAGCGACCGCGCCGAGCGTCCGGAACGGTCGGAGCGTCCGGAACGCAAGGTGGAGTCCACGCCATTCCCGAAGAGCGGTTCCCCCAAGTCGAACACCCGCAACGCCCGCACCGGCGATGGCGAGGCACGTCCGCCTCGCGAGCCGCGCGAAGCCCGTCCACCGCGCGAGCCGCGCAAGGAAGGCGAGCCACGCCAGCCCAAGGAGCGCACGCCACGCGGCGACCGCCCTCGCGGTGGTGATCCGAGGAGCGTCGAGTCCACCCGTGTCTACGTCGGCAACCTTTCCTACGACGTCACCGAGCAGGACCTGCAGGAACTCTTCAAGGGCGTCGGCGCCGTGCGGAACGTGGAGATCGTCTACAACCGCAGCACCCACCGCTCCAAAGGCTACGGCTTCGTGGAAATGCTCCGCATGGACGAGGCGATCCGCTCCGTCGAGGTGCTTCACGACCAACATTTCATGGGTCGCAAGATGACCGTTTCCGGTGCCAAGTCAAAGGGGCAGGACGAGCGTGAGGACCAGGAGCCGCAGAACGAGCCGACCCGTGTGGTGCTCGCCTCCACCAAGCCTGCCGTCGCCCCTGTGGAAGCAGCCGCCGTAGAAGCCGCCCCAGCCTCCGAGGCTCCCGCCGCCGAGCCGGTCATCGAGACCATCGTCGAGCAGGTGGCTCCCGCAGCGGTTGAAGCCTCGCCGGTGGCCGAGGTTGCTCCCGCCGCCGAAGCCGCTCCTGCCGTGGAGTCCGCAACAGTGACGGAAGTCTCCGCCACCGACCTCGAGGCCAAGTATGGCTTCGACAAGTCCAAGGAAGAAAAAACAGGGGACGCCTGA
- the kdsB gene encoding 3-deoxy-manno-octulosonate cytidylyltransferase — MSFSSTPTYILGVLPSRWGSTRFPGKPLHLIAGKPLIQHVWERCQKCSKLDEIIVATDDERIRDVVTAFGGKVAMTSPDHPTGTDRIAEAARAVPQATHIVNIQGDEPLIDPALIDELATAMAEDASLDMATAANPLDPSDPAVQDPNVVKVALALDGRALYFSRSALPFFRNPVQGLPVLRHKGIYAYQRSFLERFITWPPSPLERAESLEQLRALENGATIKVLITSDTSPGVDTPEQALEIERLLAAEN; from the coding sequence GTGTCCTTTTCCTCCACTCCCACCTACATCCTCGGCGTGCTTCCGTCGCGCTGGGGCTCCACCCGTTTTCCGGGGAAGCCGTTGCATCTCATCGCCGGAAAGCCCCTGATCCAGCATGTCTGGGAGCGTTGTCAGAAATGTTCCAAGCTGGATGAGATCATCGTCGCCACCGACGACGAGCGCATCCGGGACGTGGTGACCGCCTTCGGCGGCAAGGTGGCGATGACCTCTCCCGACCACCCGACCGGAACCGACCGGATCGCGGAGGCGGCCCGGGCCGTGCCGCAGGCCACGCACATCGTGAACATCCAGGGTGACGAACCGCTCATCGATCCCGCGCTCATCGACGAGCTGGCCACCGCCATGGCGGAGGACGCCTCGCTGGACATGGCCACCGCGGCGAACCCGCTGGACCCGTCCGATCCCGCGGTCCAGGACCCGAATGTGGTGAAGGTCGCCCTCGCCCTGGACGGGCGCGCGTTATATTTTTCCCGCTCGGCCTTGCCATTTTTCAGAAATCCTGTCCAAGGACTGCCCGTGTTGCGACACAAGGGGATCTACGCCTATCAACGCAGCTTCCTCGAACGATTCATCACCTGGCCACCATCACCATTGGAGAGGGCCGAATCGCTCGAGCAGCTGCGTGCGCTTGAAAATGGAGCGACCATCAAGGTCCTCATCACCTCGGATACCTCCCCCGGAGTTGACACCCCTGAACAGGCGTTGGAAATCGAACGCCTTCTCGCCGCTGAAAACTGA
- a CDS encoding CTP synthase: MKYIFVTGGVVSSLGKGLAAASIGTLLEHRGLTTLMQKFDPYLNVDPGTMSPFQHGEVYVLDDGAETDLDLGHYERFTSGVLSRMNNLTSGQVFDSVIKKERRGEFLGKTVQFIPHVTDEIKLRMHKVTEDNPNTDVLITEIGGTVGDMEGLLFIEALRQFALEVGKENVCFIHVTLLPYIKAAGEVKTKPTQQSVAKLRELGIQPDIVICRTEADLDEDNRKKIAMFCNVERKNVVAFRDVAHTIYECPLDLRRDKIDRLVVDKLGLGHTPSPALEDWERFVQRVIHPKHKVTIAVAGKYIELQDAYKSIYESLIHAGAHHDTKVQIIRVEAEAIEDRGAKEVIGDVDGILVPGGFGDRGIEGKVLAAKYARESNIPYFGICLGMQIATIEFARNVCGLKDANSTEFDKATKYPVICLQEEQKGIEDMGATMRLGSSESILFTGTKAADLYGNVDRIHERHRHRYEFNSDYQDRLQEAGLVISSVSAEEGLVEIVELPDHPFYVGAQFHPEFQSKPNHPHPLFAGFVAAALEKSSNA, translated from the coding sequence ATGAAATACATCTTTGTCACCGGCGGCGTCGTTTCCTCACTTGGGAAGGGGCTGGCTGCGGCTTCCATCGGCACGCTGCTCGAGCACCGCGGGCTCACCACCCTGATGCAGAAATTCGACCCGTATCTGAACGTCGATCCGGGCACGATGTCGCCCTTCCAGCATGGTGAGGTCTACGTGCTCGACGACGGTGCCGAGACCGACCTCGACCTCGGCCACTACGAACGGTTCACCTCCGGCGTGCTCTCGCGGATGAACAACCTGACCTCCGGGCAGGTGTTCGACTCGGTCATCAAGAAGGAGCGCCGTGGCGAGTTTCTTGGCAAGACGGTGCAGTTCATCCCGCACGTGACGGACGAGATCAAGCTGCGCATGCACAAGGTGACGGAGGACAATCCGAACACCGACGTGCTCATCACCGAGATCGGCGGCACGGTGGGGGACATGGAGGGCCTGCTTTTCATCGAGGCGCTGCGCCAGTTCGCCCTGGAGGTCGGGAAGGAAAATGTCTGTTTCATCCACGTCACGCTGCTGCCCTACATCAAGGCGGCGGGCGAGGTGAAGACCAAGCCCACCCAGCAGTCCGTGGCGAAACTCCGCGAGCTCGGCATCCAGCCGGACATCGTCATCTGCCGGACCGAGGCGGACCTGGACGAGGACAACCGCAAGAAGATCGCGATGTTCTGCAACGTCGAGCGCAAGAACGTCGTGGCCTTCCGCGATGTCGCCCACACCATTTACGAATGCCCGCTGGACCTGCGGCGCGACAAGATCGACCGCCTCGTGGTGGACAAGCTGGGCCTCGGCCACACGCCTTCGCCCGCGCTGGAGGATTGGGAGCGCTTCGTGCAGCGCGTCATCCACCCGAAGCACAAGGTGACCATCGCCGTCGCCGGCAAATACATCGAGCTGCAGGACGCCTACAAATCCATTTACGAATCCCTCATCCACGCCGGTGCCCACCACGACACGAAGGTGCAGATCATCCGGGTCGAGGCGGAAGCCATCGAAGACCGCGGGGCGAAGGAAGTGATCGGTGACGTGGACGGCATCCTCGTCCCCGGCGGTTTCGGCGACCGTGGCATCGAGGGCAAGGTCCTCGCGGCCAAGTACGCGCGGGAAAGCAACATCCCTTACTTCGGAATCTGCCTGGGCATGCAGATCGCCACGATCGAGTTCGCACGGAACGTGTGCGGCCTCAAGGACGCGAACTCCACCGAGTTCGACAAGGCGACGAAATATCCCGTCATCTGTCTTCAGGAAGAGCAGAAGGGCATCGAGGACATGGGCGCGACCATGCGTCTCGGCTCCAGCGAATCCATCCTCTTCACCGGCACCAAGGCGGCGGATCTCTATGGCAATGTGGACCGCATCCATGAGCGCCACCGCCATCGTTATGAGTTCAACTCGGACTATCAGGACCGTCTCCAGGAGGCAGGACTGGTGATTTCCTCCGTCTCGGCGGAAGAAGGATTGGTAGAAATCGTCGAGCTGCCGGACCACCCGTTCTACGTCGGCGCACAGTTCCACCCGGAATTCCAGTCCAAGCCGAACCATCCCCACCCGTTGTTCGCGGGCTTCGTGGCCGCGGCTCTTGAGAAGTCATCGAACGCCTGA
- the frr gene encoding ribosome recycling factor, whose product MDPEEAIFEVEDAMNKCVDYLIHEFAGVRTGKASPALIENLDVHVHAYGAVSKLKSLAIINSPEPRMLMVQPFDPVTTRDIERAIRECKLGLNPAAADRSIRVPIPELSEERRRDMVKMIKQLAEEAKVRLRAARKDGMDTAKKMKADNFLTEDTQKTFEKEVQELTNKYTKKIDDHAVAKEADLMKV is encoded by the coding sequence ATGGATCCAGAAGAAGCAATTTTCGAAGTCGAAGACGCGATGAACAAGTGCGTGGATTACCTCATCCACGAGTTCGCCGGCGTCCGGACCGGCAAGGCCAGCCCGGCGCTGATCGAGAACCTCGACGTGCACGTGCATGCCTACGGTGCCGTCTCCAAGCTCAAGAGCCTCGCCATCATCAACTCTCCCGAGCCCCGCATGCTCATGGTGCAGCCCTTCGATCCCGTCACCACCCGTGACATCGAGCGCGCCATCCGCGAGTGCAAGCTGGGCCTGAACCCCGCCGCGGCGGACCGCTCGATCCGCGTGCCGATCCCGGAACTCTCCGAGGAACGCCGCCGCGACATGGTGAAGATGATCAAGCAGCTCGCCGAGGAAGCCAAGGTCCGCCTCCGCGCCGCCCGCAAGGACGGCATGGACACCGCGAAGAAGATGAAGGCGGACAATTTCCTCACCGAGGACACCCAGAAGACCTTCGAAAAGGAAGTCCAGGAGCTGACGAACAAATACACCAAGAAGATCGACGACCACGCCGTGGCGAAGGAAGCCGATCTGATGAAGGTTTAG
- the pyrH gene encoding UMP kinase: MSTPPKDPRPFKRAILKLSGEALRGPGSRDNIAPEIVDRIALEIREAVQGGLQLGIVVGGGNFWRGASASARGMDRATADYVGMLATVMNALALEGALEHHGVSCVVQSAIEMKNVAETFIRRKAEKQLDEGKVVIFGAGTGNPFFSTDTTAALRASEMGADVILKATQVDGVYDSDPRKNPDAKRYDTVTFQQCLSQRLNVMDATAFSLCMDNDVPIVVFDLAPHGNLSHALRGQPIGTLVHGE, from the coding sequence ATGAGCACCCCTCCTAAAGATCCACGTCCTTTCAAACGCGCCATTCTCAAACTCAGCGGTGAGGCCCTGCGCGGGCCGGGTTCGCGGGACAATATCGCGCCTGAAATCGTCGATCGCATCGCCCTGGAAATCCGCGAGGCGGTCCAAGGCGGGCTCCAGCTCGGCATCGTCGTGGGTGGTGGGAATTTCTGGCGCGGTGCGAGCGCCTCGGCCCGCGGGATGGACCGTGCGACCGCGGACTACGTCGGCATGCTCGCCACCGTCATGAACGCCCTCGCGCTCGAAGGCGCGCTGGAACACCACGGCGTTTCCTGCGTGGTGCAGTCCGCCATCGAGATGAAAAACGTGGCCGAGACCTTCATCCGCCGCAAGGCCGAGAAGCAGCTCGACGAGGGCAAGGTCGTCATCTTCGGAGCCGGCACCGGCAATCCGTTCTTCTCCACCGACACCACCGCCGCCCTCCGCGCCAGCGAGATGGGTGCGGATGTCATCCTCAAGGCCACCCAGGTGGACGGCGTCTACGACAGCGACCCGCGGAAAAACCCGGACGCCAAGCGCTACGACACAGTCACCTTCCAACAGTGCCTTTCCCAACGTCTGAACGTGATGGACGCCACCGCCTTCAGCCTGTGCATGGACAATGACGTGCCCATCGTGGTCTTCGATCTCGCGCCACATGGAAACCTTTCCCACGCCCTGCGCGGCCAGCCCATCGGCACGCTCGTTCACGGCGAGTAA